The following coding sequences are from one Trichoplusia ni isolate ovarian cell line Hi5 chromosome 15, tn1, whole genome shotgun sequence window:
- the LOC113501354 gene encoding cuticle protein CP14.6-like → MAGPATQRHQSLDCLSVTNSPRTTKNPSKMKSFIVVALFVAAAVAAPAGPDADAQILRYDSDNIGLDGYNYSVETSNGIKQQEEGQLKNPGTENEALQVRGQFAYTGPDGVVYTITYIADENGFQPQGAHLPVAP, encoded by the exons ATGGCGGGCCCGGCAACACAGAGGCATCAGTCGCTCGATTGCCTTTCAGTAACAAACAGTCCCAGGACAACCAAAAACCCATCCAAAATGAAATCG TTCATCGTAGTCGCCCTTTTCGTCGCCGCCGCTGTCGCCGCCCCTGCTGGCCCCGACGCCGATGCCCAGATCCTGCGCTACGACAGCGACAACATCGGACTTGACGGCTACAACTACAG CGTGGAGACCTCTAACGGTATCAAACAACAAGAGGAAGGTCAGCTGAAGAACCCTGGTACTGAGAACGAGGCTCTCCAGGTCCGCGGCCAGTTCGCCTACACCGGCCCCGACGGCGTGGTCTACACCATCACCTACATCGCCGACGAGAACGGCTTCCAGCCCCAGGGTGCCCATCTCCCCGTCGCTCCTTAA